A genomic stretch from Sphingopyxis sp. YR583 includes:
- a CDS encoding sugar phosphate nucleotidyltransferase: VKGLVEKPPVAEAPSNLIISGRYILQPEVMRVLEKQEKGAGEEIQLTDAMATMIGTQPFHAVTFDGARYDCGSKAGYIQANLAVALGRPDMADEVRAFAVDLLERRR, from the coding sequence GTAAAGGGCCTCGTCGAAAAACCGCCGGTCGCCGAAGCACCGTCGAACCTGATCATTTCGGGCCGCTATATCCTGCAACCCGAAGTGATGCGCGTTCTCGAAAAACAGGAAAAGGGCGCGGGCGAGGAAATTCAGCTGACCGATGCGATGGCGACGATGATCGGCACCCAGCCCTTTCACGCCGTTACCTTCGACGGTGCGCGTTACGACTGTGGATCGAAGGCCGGATATATTCAGGCCAATCTGGCAGTGGCGCTCGGACGGCCCGACATGGCGGACGAAGTTCGCGCCTTTGCGGTCGATCTGCTGGAGCGCCGCCGGTAA
- a CDS encoding PEPxxWA-CTERM sorting domain-containing protein, with protein sequence MRNLIKLTAAIAMVGASVPASAAVTICLGGGCAAQPGSNVLVTEGVPGLNVTGTLNNAPGTVNFSSTEQLIGLANGQARVGAVDGVLNNPLTFSLTGGLITALEFNIDALTSGNVIFSFSGGDSNGLVTSAYAIGQNGSNFFNAFNGTFSSVTMTFADGATVSDVGQFRLNSAQAVAAVPEPATWALMMLGFGAIGFSVRRRKQDVRVRYA encoded by the coding sequence ATGCGTAATTTGATTAAACTTACCGCGGCAATCGCGATGGTCGGAGCAAGCGTTCCGGCATCGGCTGCCGTCACCATTTGCCTCGGCGGCGGCTGCGCTGCACAGCCGGGTTCGAACGTTCTGGTCACGGAGGGTGTCCCCGGACTCAATGTCACGGGCACGCTTAACAACGCCCCTGGGACTGTGAACTTTTCGTCGACCGAACAGCTCATCGGCCTCGCTAACGGACAGGCTCGTGTGGGCGCCGTTGACGGCGTCCTCAACAACCCCCTGACCTTCTCGCTGACGGGCGGCTTGATCACCGCACTCGAGTTCAACATCGACGCACTTACCAGCGGCAATGTTATCTTCTCGTTCTCGGGCGGCGATAGCAATGGCCTCGTGACGAGCGCCTACGCCATTGGCCAGAACGGCAGCAACTTCTTCAATGCCTTCAACGGCACCTTCTCGAGCGTCACGATGACCTTTGCTGATGGCGCCACGGTTTCCGATGTCGGCCAATTCCGCCTCAACTCCGCACAGGCTGTTGCGGCTGTGCCTGAGCCGGCCACTTGGGCGCTGATGATGCTCGGCTTCGGCGCGATCGGCTTCTCGGTACGTCGCCGCAAGCAGGACGTCCGCGTCCGCTACGCATAA
- a CDS encoding Npun_F0296 family exosortase-dependent surface protein — translation MLVSAAALALPAAANAAITLGTVTPGTNPYSGPTPTYNFETAAPVTGGLVTSGSLDGIRAQPFGSTGNYWTVGPADGPSGVLDLSSIGDIFNVSFLWGSVDSYNTLEFLDGGGNVLASFTGSNIFNPANGSQTDPNLNPLVRFDVTGSDVGALASLRLSSTGNAFEADNFTINAVPEPATWALMMLGFGAVGFGMRRRRQVGVLKFA, via the coding sequence ATGCTGGTTTCCGCTGCCGCTCTGGCGCTCCCCGCTGCGGCAAATGCCGCGATCACGCTGGGAACCGTCACGCCGGGCACCAATCCCTATTCGGGCCCGACCCCGACCTATAATTTCGAGACGGCCGCACCGGTAACGGGCGGTCTCGTAACCAGCGGCTCGCTTGACGGTATCCGTGCACAGCCGTTTGGAAGCACCGGCAACTATTGGACCGTCGGCCCGGCCGATGGCCCATCGGGCGTGCTGGATCTGTCGTCGATCGGCGACATATTCAATGTAAGCTTTCTCTGGGGTTCGGTAGACTCCTACAATACACTCGAATTCCTCGATGGCGGCGGCAATGTTCTCGCAAGCTTCACCGGCTCGAACATTTTTAACCCGGCGAATGGCAGCCAGACGGACCCGAATCTCAATCCGCTTGTTCGGTTCGACGTCACGGGTAGCGATGTCGGGGCCCTTGCTTCGCTCCGTCTGAGCTCGACCGGAAATGCGTTCGAGGCCGACAACTTCACCATCAACGCTGTGCCGGAACCCGCAACCTGGGCGCTGATGATGCTCGGCTTCGGTGCGGTCGGCTTTGGTATGCGCCGGCGCCGTCAGGTCGGCGTGCTCAAGTTCGCCTGA